In Thermomicrobiales bacterium, a single genomic region encodes these proteins:
- a CDS encoding dienelactone hydrolase family protein gives MGEWIENGPGGSRAYLATPGSGSGPGVLVLHAWWGLTPTFADVCDRLADAGFVALAPSLYPDGATTANIAEAQALVDVHDQSTEVAEAIINAAVDELRHSPAVRGEALGVVGFSMGGYWSLWLSQNRPEDIGAVVTFYGGGGGEFSSARAAYLGHFAEHDDFEPLDGVRALEESIRAAGRDVTFHVYPDTGHWFFEANRPDVWNAEAAALAWERTIAFLNAQLS, from the coding sequence ATGGGTGAATGGATCGAGAACGGGCCGGGGGGCAGTCGCGCATACCTCGCGACGCCGGGGAGTGGGAGCGGTCCGGGTGTCCTCGTTTTGCACGCCTGGTGGGGGTTGACGCCGACGTTTGCCGACGTCTGCGATCGGCTGGCCGACGCGGGGTTTGTCGCGCTCGCGCCAAGCCTGTATCCCGATGGCGCGACGACCGCCAACATCGCCGAGGCGCAGGCGCTGGTCGATGTGCACGACCAGTCAACCGAGGTCGCCGAGGCGATCATCAACGCTGCGGTCGATGAGCTGCGTCACTCGCCAGCCGTGCGTGGTGAAGCACTCGGTGTCGTCGGGTTTTCCATGGGCGGCTACTGGTCGCTGTGGCTCTCGCAGAACCGTCCGGAGGACATCGGCGCGGTCGTGACCTTCTATGGTGGTGGTGGTGGTGAATTCAGTTCCGCCCGGGCTGCCTACCTCGGCCACTTCGCCGAGCATGACGACTTCGAGCCGCTGGATGGCGTCCGCGCGCTGGAGGAGAGCATCCGCGCGGCAGGCCGTGATGTGACGTTCCATGTCTACCCCGACACTGGCCACTGGTTCTTCGAAGCCAACCGGCCCGACGTCTGGAACGCCGAGGCCGCCGCGCTGGCCTGGGAGCGCACGATCGCGTTTCTAAACGCACAGCTCAGCTGA
- a CDS encoding DinB family protein encodes MDLLDRMLGHDQWATNAYLEQSRDLTDAQLDQTFDIGQKTLRDTFDHLIATINSWTQQMLGQPAPPDREGTPSIAELIERHNRNYALFADAARTARDERRLDDTFVDHFGYMQSIGSTIPHVILHNALHRSEARHILVRLGVSDLWDGDPQEWEHFTGRIDSTRREPEGGQANGA; translated from the coding sequence ATGGATTTGCTCGACCGCATGCTCGGCCACGACCAGTGGGCGACGAACGCCTACCTGGAGCAGAGCCGCGACCTCACCGACGCACAGCTCGACCAGACATTCGACATCGGCCAGAAAACGCTCCGTGACACATTCGATCACCTCATTGCCACGATCAACTCCTGGACACAGCAGATGCTCGGTCAACCCGCCCCACCGGATCGCGAGGGTACGCCCTCAATCGCTGAGCTGATCGAGCGCCACAATCGCAACTACGCGCTCTTCGCCGACGCCGCCCGAACGGCGCGCGACGAGAGACGGCTAGACGATACCTTCGTCGACCACTTCGGCTATATGCAGTCCATCGGCAGCACGATCCCGCACGTCATCCTGCACAACGCCCTGCACCGCTCCGAAGCGCGCCACATCCTCGTACGCCTCGGCGTCAGCGATCTGTGGGATGGCGATCCGCAGGAGTGGGAGCATTTCACCGGCCGGATCGACTCGACAAGGAGAGAGCCCGAAGGCGGGCAGGCAAATGGAGCTTGA
- a CDS encoding amidohydrolase family protein, with protein sequence MSLLLIHGVRLFDGEDLLSGPRSVVVRDGRIEQVAEPAQIPDAIQAEANAHGTLIEANGATLLPGLIDLHVHLIWDGSDDPVRSLALESPEQTLLKGVGFARQTLRAGITTVRDLGSIDDQAIRLAEAVERGWIEGPQVIASGRTIVMTGGHDPFWGMPVDGPVEALKAVRTQLFAGARVIKVSATGGVYGRPEGESVDDVELLPDELRAIADQAHRRGVRVSAHAIGRQGIQNSIDAGIDTIEHGHFLTPEQAQTMAERGMALIPTLYVYQNLSENPAIPAYARAKAREVIERHQQAFADARSAGVLIGAGSDAGSPETPHPALVDEIEALVSGGMTRSAALRAATADAARILDLDDQIGLIRPGYCADLVLVDGDPTADLAALRRVRHVIQDGIVRS encoded by the coding sequence ATGAGTCTGCTACTGATCCACGGAGTCCGGCTGTTCGATGGCGAGGATCTGCTGAGTGGTCCGCGCAGCGTCGTTGTCCGTGACGGGCGGATCGAGCAGGTAGCTGAACCAGCGCAGATCCCGGATGCCATTCAGGCGGAGGCCAACGCGCACGGCACCCTGATCGAAGCCAACGGTGCGACGCTCCTGCCCGGACTGATCGATCTGCACGTTCATCTCATCTGGGATGGCAGCGACGATCCGGTCCGATCGCTGGCGCTGGAGTCGCCGGAGCAGACGCTCCTGAAGGGCGTCGGGTTCGCGCGACAGACGTTGCGCGCCGGCATCACAACGGTGCGCGATCTCGGCTCGATCGACGATCAGGCGATCCGGCTGGCCGAGGCGGTCGAGCGAGGCTGGATCGAGGGGCCGCAGGTCATTGCGTCCGGACGCACGATTGTCATGACCGGCGGACACGACCCCTTTTGGGGCATGCCGGTCGATGGACCGGTCGAGGCGCTCAAGGCGGTGCGCACCCAGCTCTTCGCCGGCGCGCGGGTCATCAAGGTCTCGGCGACCGGTGGGGTCTATGGACGACCCGAGGGCGAGTCGGTCGATGATGTTGAGCTGCTGCCCGACGAGCTGCGAGCGATCGCCGACCAGGCGCACCGTCGTGGCGTGCGCGTCTCCGCCCACGCCATCGGCCGCCAGGGCATTCAGAACAGCATCGACGCGGGCATCGACACAATCGAGCACGGCCACTTCCTGACGCCGGAGCAGGCGCAAACGATGGCCGAGCGCGGGATGGCGCTGATCCCGACGCTGTACGTCTACCAGAATCTGTCCGAGAACCCTGCCATCCCAGCCTATGCGCGGGCCAAAGCGCGCGAGGTGATCGAGCGACACCAGCAGGCGTTCGCCGATGCACGGTCGGCCGGCGTGCTGATCGGCGCAGGCTCGGACGCCGGATCCCCCGAAACGCCGCACCCGGCGCTGGTGGACGAGATCGAAGCGCTCGTCAGCGGTGGCATGACACGCAGCGCTGCCCTCCGTGCCGCGACCGCAGATGCAGCCCGTATCCTCGACCTCGACGATCAGATCGGGTTGATCCGCCCTGGCTATTGCGCCGATCTTGTTCTGGTCGATGGTGACCCGACCGCCGATCTCGCCGCGTTGCGGCGCGTCCGTCACGTTATTCAGGACGGCATCGTCCGCAGCTGA
- a CDS encoding DinB family protein: protein MELDEILDRLRNAPLQMAIIGIDATPKQLRAAPAPDEWSAVDILAHLRACADVWGSCIEQLLSEDHPTIRAVSPRRWIKQTNYRELEFHLSLDAFIRQRSNLMNIVEPLPPEAYARAATITGAGRPIERTVRSFAQRLVVHERPHIRQMARAANVRL, encoded by the coding sequence ATGGAGCTTGACGAGATTCTGGATCGGTTGCGCAACGCGCCGCTGCAGATGGCCATCATCGGCATCGATGCGACGCCGAAGCAGCTGCGCGCGGCCCCCGCGCCGGACGAGTGGTCTGCCGTCGATATCCTCGCTCACCTGCGCGCCTGCGCCGATGTCTGGGGCAGTTGTATCGAGCAGCTGCTCAGCGAGGATCACCCGACGATCCGGGCGGTTAGTCCGCGCCGCTGGATCAAACAGACGAACTATCGCGAGCTGGAGTTCCACCTATCGCTGGATGCATTTATCCGACAGCGCAGCAACCTGATGAATATCGTGGAGCCACTGCCGCCGGAGGCATACGCCCGGGCAGCGACGATTACCGGCGCCGGAAGGCCGATCGAGCGCACAGTGCGCTCCTTCGCCCAACGCCTGGTCGTCCACGAACGACCGCACATCCGCCAGATGGCGCGCGCAGCCAACGTGCGGCTGTGA
- a CDS encoding DinB family protein, with product MTEPPIAGDEASTLLGYLERQRATFAWKSGGLGSVGLQATLGDSAMTLGGMLKHLARFEDDMSAEWIQGREQLPPWNAVDWDADPGWDWRTASDDTAEDLYTGWQDAVARARTIINSALATRGLDSPQVGVPSLRYVLLNMIEEYARHNGHADLIRESVDGLVGHDPPDTLS from the coding sequence ATGACTGAGCCGCCAATCGCCGGCGACGAAGCGAGCACCCTGCTTGGATACCTCGAGCGACAGCGCGCGACATTCGCCTGGAAGTCCGGCGGGCTCGGTAGCGTCGGCCTGCAAGCGACGCTCGGCGATTCCGCGATGACGCTCGGCGGCATGCTGAAGCATCTGGCGCGGTTCGAGGACGACATGTCGGCCGAGTGGATTCAGGGCCGCGAGCAGCTGCCGCCGTGGAACGCCGTCGATTGGGACGCCGATCCCGGCTGGGATTGGCGCACGGCGAGCGACGATACAGCCGAAGATCTCTACACCGGTTGGCAGGATGCCGTCGCGCGCGCTCGCACGATCATCAACTCAGCGCTGGCGACGCGCGGGCTGGACAGCCCGCAGGTTGGCGTGCCCAGCTTGCGTTATGTCCTGCTCAACATGATCGAGGAATACGCGCGGCACAATGGCCACGCCGACCTCATCCGCGAATCGGTCGACGGACTGGTCGGGCACGATCCGCCCGACACACTGTCGTAA
- a CDS encoding DinB family protein, with protein MDATSVVLQQLNQARNVMNFATAELSTDEWHHRIDGATIQSIASIYAHSSMMQDVLINQRVRDQEPIYDRDNWAEKTGITRDGTLGIGDDLSEALKQADMSAFRDYHAAVAAEVDEYIGSLSAEDLDRTITFGSFGDMPLGVFIGNVIGWHLCHHSGEVAALSGALGHKGSPI; from the coding sequence ATGGATGCAACGTCCGTGGTCCTGCAACAGCTCAATCAGGCCCGTAATGTCATGAACTTCGCCACCGCCGAACTGAGCACCGACGAGTGGCATCATCGAATTGATGGCGCAACGATCCAGTCGATCGCGTCCATCTACGCCCACAGCTCCATGATGCAGGATGTCCTGATCAATCAACGCGTCCGCGACCAGGAGCCGATCTACGATCGCGACAACTGGGCGGAGAAGACCGGCATCACACGCGACGGAACGCTGGGCATTGGCGACGACCTGTCGGAAGCGCTGAAGCAGGCCGACATGTCCGCCTTCCGCGACTACCACGCCGCCGTCGCCGCCGAAGTCGACGAGTACATTGGCTCGCTCTCTGCAGAGGATCTTGATCGCACGATCACCTTCGGGTCATTCGGCGATATGCCGCTCGGTGTCTTCATCGGCAACGTCATCGGTTGGCATCTGTGCCATCACAGCGGCGAGGTTGCGGCACTCAGCGGCGCACTCGGCCACAAGGGATCGCCGATCTAA